The Pimelobacter simplex genomic sequence CGCGGGGCTGACCTACTTCCTCTTCCCGCTCGACGCCGACGGCGTCACGGTCCGCCCGATCGCCCAGCTCGACGGCGAGGCGGGCTTCGCCGAGGTGTTCTTCGACGACGTCTTCGTCCCGGACGCCGACGTGCTCGGCGCGCCCGGCGACGGCTGGCGGGTGGCGATGAGCACCGCCGGCAACGAGCGCGGCCTCTCGCTGCGCTCCCCCGGCCGGTTCACCGCGGCCGCCGACCGCCTCCTGGCCCTGTACGGCGAGACGCCGGCAGGCCCCGACCGGGCCGCGGCCACCCAGGGCGTCGTCGACGCCTGGATCAAGGCCGAGGCCTACCGCCTCTACACCTGGGGCACCGTCACCCAGCTCAAGAACGGCGGCGACGTCGGCGCGGCCGGCTCGGTCAACAAGGTCTGGTGGAGCGAGCTCGACGTGGCGCTGCACGAGACCGCCCTCGACCTGCTCGGCCCCGACGCCGAGGCCGAGTCGCGGTGGCTCGACGGCTACACCTTCTCGCTGTCCGGACCGATCTACGCCGGCACCAACGAGATCCAGCGCAACATCATCGCGGAGCGGATCCTCGGACTCCCCCGCGAGCCGAAGGGAGTCCAGAAGTGAGGTTCGAGCTCACCACCGACCAGCGGGACTTCGCCGCGTCGCTCGACGCCCTGCTGTCCGCCGCCGACACCGTCGCCGCCGCCCGCTCCTGGGCCGCGGGCGACCACGCCCCGGGCCTCGCGCTCTGGGAGCGCCTCGCCGAGCAGGGCCTGACCATGCTCGCCACCGAGGCGACGCCGGTCGAGCTGTGCGTGGCCTTCGAGGCGCTGGGCCGCCACGCCGTGCCCGGACCGTGGGTCGAGGCGGCCGCCTACCTGCCCGTCGCGCTCGGCCGCGAGGTCGAGGGCGTCGCCACCGTCGCCGCCCCCGGTACGACGACCGCGCTCGACGCCGACGTCGCCGCCGAGGTCTACGCGGCCGACGGCTCCGCGCTGCGCTCCGCGACCGCCGGCGCCGTCGAGGCCTCCGTCGACCGCGCGCGCCACCTCGTCGAGGTCACCCCCGGCGACCCGGTCGAGGCCGGCGGCGACCTCACCGCGGCGTACGACCTGGCGGTGCTGGCCACCGCCGCGCAGCTGCTCGGTGCCGGCGAGCGGGTGCTCGCCGACGCGGTCACCTACGTCAAGCAGCGCAAGCAGTTCGGCCGCGAGATCGGCTCGTACCAGGCGATCAAGCACAAGCTGGCCGACGTCCGGATCGCGCTCGACTTCGCGCGCCCCCTCGTCTACGGCGCCGCCCTCGACCCGACGCCGCGCGCGGTGTCCGCGGCCAAGGTCGCCTGCGCGGACGCGGCCTACCTCGCCTCGCGCACCGGCCTGCAGGTGCACGGCGCGATCGGCTACACCCAGGAGTTCGACCTGAGCGTGTGGATCACCAAGATCCGCGCCCTGGTCACCGCCTGGGGTACGCCGGCCGCCCACCGCGCCCGGATCCTCGACTCCCTGGTCGGGAGCGCCTGATGCACTTCGACCTCAGCGAGGAGCAGGCCGAGCTGGCCGCCACGGTGCGCGGACTGCTCGACAAGCGCGCCGACTCGGCCGCGGTCCGGGCCGCGTCGGTCTCCGAGACCGGCTACGACGAGGCGCTCTGGGCGACCCTGTGCGAGCAGATCGGCGTGGCTGCGCTCGCCGTCCCCGAGCAGTACGACGGCGTCGGCGTGACCTTCTTCGAGACCTCCGTGGTGCTCGAGGAGCTCGGCCGCACGATCGCGCCGTCGCCGCTCCTGGCGACGACCGTGGCGACCGAGGCGCTGCTCGCCGGCGGCACCGACGAGGCCAAGGCCCGGCTCCTGCCGGGCATCGCGGCGGGCGAGATCGCGACCATCGCGCTCGACGAGGCCGCCGCGCCCGTCGTGCTCGACGGAGACCGCGCGGCCGTCGTGCTGGCGGTCCGCGGCGACGACCTGGTCGAGGTCACCGGCGCCACGGCCACCTGGGTCGAGGCGATGGACCAGAGCGTCCGGCTCGCCCGGCTCGACCTGTCCGGCGCCGAGCTCACCGTGATCGGCGACGGCGTCGCCGCACGCGAGCGGGCCGAGCTCGTCGGTGCGGCCTCGGTGGCCGCGCTGGCGGTCGGCCTGGCCGACCGCGCGCTGCGGATGACGGTCGACTACAGCAAGGAGCGTGTGCAGTTCGGGCGCGCGATCGGCTCCTTCCAGGCGCTCAAGCACCGGATGGCCGACGTCCTCGCGCGGGTCGAGATGGCGCGCTCGGCGACCTGGGCTGCGTCCTACGCGCTGAGCGACCCCGAGACCGACCCAGCCGAGGCGGCCTTCCAGGCGCACGCCGCGGCGTCGTACGCCCTCGAGACGGCGAGCCTCGCCGCGAGCGAGTGCGTGCAGCTCCACGGCGGCATCGCGATCACCTGGGAGCACGACGCGCACCTGGTCTTCAAGCGGGCGCACGCGCTCGGTCAGCTGTTCGGCGCGCCGCACCGGTACCGGGCGGCCGTCGCGCTCTAGGTGCAGGCTCCTAGGCCGTGGGGCTGGTGCAGCCGGTGGCCGCCACCACGGCCCCGCTGCGATCGGCCGGCAGCGGGCAGGCGCGGACGACGACCTTGGCCTTCTTGCCGACGCGCTTGCCCTGCTTGAGCCGGAACCACGTCGGCCCGACCGGGGTCGCCGCCCGGGTCAGCTCGACCACGCCGGAGGCCGGGATCCGGACCGCCCCGAGCCGCGCCCACCGCGCGGACGCCGAGCGGCGGACCTGGACGACGACCTTGGTGCCCGGCCGGGCCCGCAGCCGCAGCCGGTAGGGCTGACCGCGGCCGGTCACGGCCGGCACCGCGGCGACCGCGAGCGGTCCGCGCCCACGGGCACTCACCGCAGGTTGCGCGGGACTGGCGGCCCGAGCAGCCGGAGACCGGACCGCGGCGAGCAGGGTCAGGATCGTGCGGTCGAGCGGCCAGGCGAGCAGGATCGGCGGCCCCTCGGTGGTACGCCGCGACGTCACCGCCCAGATGAACCCGACGTCCACGCTCGTCATGGTGAGGAACCACGGCCCGCCGCTCGCCCCGCCGTTGAGCGGGCAGGCCAGGTGGGCGTCGCCGGTCTCGGGGAACGCCGAGGTCGAGCCGGTGCACTGCTGGGCGCTCTCGCCGTCGTACGGCGCCTCGGCGGGCCAGCCGATCACCCGCACGCCGTCCTCGCGCTGCGGGTAGCCCCAGGCGACCGCATTGCCGCCGACCACGTCGACCAGCCGGCGTCCGCCCAGCGGGGCGACCGTGAGCACGGCCTGGTCGTGGGAGTAGTTGCCGCACTGGTTGACCCAGTCGGGCTGGGCCAGCGCGGTGACACCGGTCCAGGCGCCGTAGGGCCGCGCACCCCCGGCATAGCCCGGCACGAACAGGAAGCGCGTGAAGTAGCGCCCCGGCCGGCAGCCCAGCAGCCCGCGGGTCGCCCCGCTGTTGACGCAGTGACCGGCGGTGAGCACGACATTGCGCTCGGGGGTGTTGACCGCCGCGCCGGAGCACACGTAGTCCGACGCCCCGTCGGAGAAGAACAGCTTGCCGGTGCTGCGCGGCGCCACCACGGCCCGGGCCTGTGCGCCCGCTGTCGTCCGGCGGGCCGTCGGGCCCGCGCCGGTCGCGCCGGTCGCGCCGTCGGCCGAGCGGTCGACCGGCACGGCGTCGCGCATGCGCTGCGGCGTCCAGTACGAGCGGACGTCGCCGGAGTCCCCGGCCGCACTCGGCCGCGGCGCCACCGTGGGGGTGGCTCCGGCTCCGGGCGCCGCCGTGAGCAGGCCCGCCGGCAGCAGCCACGCCAGCACCGCTGCCGCGACCGCGTGTCGCTTCGTCACCATCGATCCCCCCAGACCGGCCGGTTCACGTCGTTCGGGGAACAACGCCCGAGCGGCCCGGGAGGCTACGAGGGGCTAGCCGTCGGTGGTGCGGTAGCGGCCCTTGAAGTAGAGCAGCGGCTCGGTGACCGCCGCCTGCGGGTCGTGCGCCTCGAGGTGCTCGACCCGGCCCACCACGATGTAGTGGTCCCCGCCCTCGTAGACCGCGTGGATCGTGCAGTCGAGGTGGGCGAGCGTCCCGGCGATCACCGGCGAGCCGGTCGCCGCGGCGGGCGTCCAGTCGAGGCCGGCGAACTTGTCGATGCCCTTGGTCGCCATCTGACCGGAGACGTGCTCCTGGTCGGCGGCGAGGATGTTGACGCAGAACCGGCCGGCCCGCTGCATCAGCGGCCACGCCCGCGAGGAGCGCGCGGGGATGAACGTGATCAGCGGCGGGTCGAGCGAGACGCTCGAGAACGACTGGCAGGTCAGCCCGATCGGCTCGTCGCCGCTCATCGCGGTGACGACCGCGATGCCCGAGGCGAAGCACCCGAGCACGTCGCGGAACTGCCGGGCCGCGGCCTGGGCCTCAGGGTCGTCATGGACGGCGACCGCCTCGCCCGGGCGCAGCTCGAAGTCGACGTCGGCGTCACCGAGCCAAGACTGGATCAGCTCGGGGTGCGGCCAGGTCTCCCGCGCGTCGGAACTGATGCCGTCGGGGATCTCGCTCACGTCGCTCACGTTAGCCGCGCTCATTGCCCGCCGAAGACATGGCCCCAGTAGGACACCGCGGTCGACTCGCGCGCGACCCAGCGGGCGTCGTCCACGGTCATGCCCTCGGTACCGAACTCGATGTCGAAGCCGCCGGGCGACTTCACGTAGAACGAGATCATCTCGTCGTTCATGTGGCGCCCGAGCGTCGCCGAGAGCGGCGCCTTGTGCTTGCGGACCCGCTCCAGCGCGCGGCCGACGTGGTCGAGCTTGTCGACCTCGAGCATCACGTGCACGCACTTGCTGGCGTTCGGCATCGGCAGGAACGCGAGCGAGTGGTGGCGCGGGTTGACGCCGAGGAACCGCAGCCAGACCTTGCTGCCGGGCTCCTTGCCGACGAACTCACCGGGCATGCTCATCGAGTCGCGCAGCCGGAAGCCCAGCACCTCGGTGTAGAAGCGCAGCGCCTCGACGTCGTCGAGCACCGGGACGACGATGTGGCCCATGCCCTGCTCGGCGGTCACGAACGTCGCAGCGTACGGCGTGACGACGGGCCGCGCCTCGTAGGTGATGCCGTGGAAGAGCTCGAAGACGTTGTCCCACGGGTCGCGGAAGCGGACGAGCTCCTGGACCCGGCGCTCGGCGAGCTCCTCGGCGGTGCCCTCCTCGAACTCGACGCCGGCCTTCTGCAGGTGCTCGCGCGCGGCCTGGAGCGCCTGGTGGTCGGCGAGCTCCCAGCCGGTGCAGTCGAGCTGGTCGACGTCACTGGGGAAGACGACGATGCGCGCGGAGACCTCGTCGATGCGCCAGTACTGGTGCTCCGGGTTCGGGCCGCGGCCCTCGGCGAGGCCGAGGACCTTGCCCGCGAAGGTCTTCCAGGCGTCCAGGTCGGTGCTGGCGACCCGGATGTAGCCCATGGACTTGATGCTG encodes the following:
- a CDS encoding acyl-CoA dehydrogenase family protein, translated to MDLELSASELAFQAEARAWLAAHVPAEPLPSLDTAEGFVLHQAWEAKLAADRWSVVSWPTEYHGREASLVEWVIFEEEYYRAGAPLRVSQNGIFLLAPIIFEHGTPEQQDRFLPSMATGERVWAQCWSEPEAGSDLASLKSTARRDDERGGWVLNGQKIWCSRAALAQWGFGLFRSDPEAQKHAGLTYFLFPLDADGVTVRPIAQLDGEAGFAEVFFDDVFVPDADVLGAPGDGWRVAMSTAGNERGLSLRSPGRFTAAADRLLALYGETPAGPDRAAATQGVVDAWIKAEAYRLYTWGTVTQLKNGGDVGAAGSVNKVWWSELDVALHETALDLLGPDAEAESRWLDGYTFSLSGPIYAGTNEIQRNIIAERILGLPREPKGVQK
- a CDS encoding acyl-CoA dehydrogenase family protein, whose amino-acid sequence is MRFELTTDQRDFAASLDALLSAADTVAAARSWAAGDHAPGLALWERLAEQGLTMLATEATPVELCVAFEALGRHAVPGPWVEAAAYLPVALGREVEGVATVAAPGTTTALDADVAAEVYAADGSALRSATAGAVEASVDRARHLVEVTPGDPVEAGGDLTAAYDLAVLATAAQLLGAGERVLADAVTYVKQRKQFGREIGSYQAIKHKLADVRIALDFARPLVYGAALDPTPRAVSAAKVACADAAYLASRTGLQVHGAIGYTQEFDLSVWITKIRALVTAWGTPAAHRARILDSLVGSA
- a CDS encoding acyl-CoA dehydrogenase family protein, translating into MHFDLSEEQAELAATVRGLLDKRADSAAVRAASVSETGYDEALWATLCEQIGVAALAVPEQYDGVGVTFFETSVVLEELGRTIAPSPLLATTVATEALLAGGTDEAKARLLPGIAAGEIATIALDEAAAPVVLDGDRAAVVLAVRGDDLVEVTGATATWVEAMDQSVRLARLDLSGAELTVIGDGVAARERAELVGAASVAALAVGLADRALRMTVDYSKERVQFGRAIGSFQALKHRMADVLARVEMARSATWAASYALSDPETDPAEAAFQAHAAASYALETASLAASECVQLHGGIAITWEHDAHLVFKRAHALGQLFGAPHRYRAAVAL
- a CDS encoding trypsin-like serine peptidase, whose protein sequence is MTKRHAVAAAVLAWLLPAGLLTAAPGAGATPTVAPRPSAAGDSGDVRSYWTPQRMRDAVPVDRSADGATGATGAGPTARRTTAGAQARAVVAPRSTGKLFFSDGASDYVCSGAAVNTPERNVVLTAGHCVNSGATRGLLGCRPGRYFTRFLFVPGYAGGARPYGAWTGVTALAQPDWVNQCGNYSHDQAVLTVAPLGGRRLVDVVGGNAVAWGYPQREDGVRVIGWPAEAPYDGESAQQCTGSTSAFPETGDAHLACPLNGGASGGPWFLTMTSVDVGFIWAVTSRRTTEGPPILLAWPLDRTILTLLAAVRSPAARAASPAQPAVSARGRGPLAVAAVPAVTGRGQPYRLRLRARPGTKVVVQVRRSASARWARLGAVRIPASGVVELTRAATPVGPTWFRLKQGKRVGKKAKVVVRACPLPADRSGAVVAATGCTSPTA
- a CDS encoding flavin reductase family protein — translated: MSEIPDGISSDARETWPHPELIQSWLGDADVDFELRPGEAVAVHDDPEAQAAARQFRDVLGCFASGIAVVTAMSGDEPIGLTCQSFSSVSLDPPLITFIPARSSRAWPLMQRAGRFCVNILAADQEHVSGQMATKGIDKFAGLDWTPAAATGSPVIAGTLAHLDCTIHAVYEGGDHYIVVGRVEHLEAHDPQAAVTEPLLYFKGRYRTTDG
- the hsaC gene encoding iron-dependent extradiol dioxygenase HsaC → MPTTNDTGISIKSMGYIRVASTDLDAWKTFAGKVLGLAEGRGPNPEHQYWRIDEVSARIVVFPSDVDQLDCTGWELADHQALQAAREHLQKAGVEFEEGTAEELAERRVQELVRFRDPWDNVFELFHGITYEARPVVTPYAATFVTAEQGMGHIVVPVLDDVEALRFYTEVLGFRLRDSMSMPGEFVGKEPGSKVWLRFLGVNPRHHSLAFLPMPNASKCVHVMLEVDKLDHVGRALERVRKHKAPLSATLGRHMNDEMISFYVKSPGGFDIEFGTEGMTVDDARWVARESTAVSYWGHVFGGQ